In Flavobacterium sp. WV_118_3, one DNA window encodes the following:
- the ybeY gene encoding rRNA maturation RNase YbeY, with product MISFNYETDFALENEATYEEWITAVIESENKQEGEINYIFCDDEYLHKINVEYLDHDTLTDIISFDYTVGNELHGDIFVSVERVRDNAADFNVSFEEEMKRVMIHGILHYCGYKDKSEKDELLMRAKEDEKVAMFHVEQ from the coding sequence ATGATTAGTTTTAATTACGAAACCGATTTCGCCTTAGAAAATGAAGCGACTTATGAAGAATGGATTACTGCTGTAATCGAATCGGAAAACAAGCAGGAAGGGGAAATCAATTATATATTTTGTGATGATGAGTATTTGCATAAAATCAATGTGGAATACCTCGATCACGATACGCTTACAGACATCATTAGCTTTGATTACACTGTAGGAAACGAATTACATGGAGATATATTTGTTTCGGTGGAACGTGTACGGGATAATGCGGCAGATTTCAATGTTTCTTTCGAGGAAGAAATGAAACGAGTGATGATTCATGGTATATTACACTATTGTGGTTATAAAGATAAATCCGAAAAGGACGAACTTTTAATGCGTGCTAAAGAAGATGAAAAGGTAGCTATGTTCCACGTGGAACAATAA
- the mnmG gene encoding tRNA uridine-5-carboxymethylaminomethyl(34) synthesis enzyme MnmG: MSLFQDKYDVIVVGAGHAGSEAAASAANMGSKTLLITMSLQNIAQMSCNPAMGGIAKGQIVREIDALGGYSGIVSDKTAIQFKMLNKSKGPAMWSPRVQSDRMRFAEEWRLMLEQTPNLDFYQEMVSGILTENGKIVGIKTSLGIEIKAKTVVLTNGTFLNGLIHIGEKQFGGGRAGEGAAYGITEDLIKLGFTSGRMKTGTPPRVDGRSLDYSKMEIQPGDENPSKFSYLDVTKPLTVQKPCHMTYTSELVHDLLREGFDRSPMFNGRIKSLGPRYCPSIEDKINRFADKERHQLFVEPEGWNTVEVYVNGFSTSLPEDVQFKALRSVVGFENVKFFRPGYAIEYDYFPPTQLKHTLETKLIEGLFFAGQINGTTGYEEAASQGLIAGMNAHLKAYDQDPFVLKRNEAYIGVLIDDLITKGTEEPYRMFTSRAEYRTLLRQDNADFRLTPMSHAVGLATDDRLKRMEQKQSQSDAFVSFFKETSVKVAEANPILEAKGSAPISQPDKMFKVFSRPQLDLEDILKFEKVKAYVTEHELDLEVIEQAEIQVKYSGYIEKEKNNADKLNRLEDVRIPENFDYDKIKSLSFEAREKLKKIKPISVSQASRISGVSPSDVSVLLVHMGR; this comes from the coding sequence ATGAGTTTATTTCAAGATAAATATGATGTAATCGTAGTGGGTGCCGGTCATGCTGGTTCCGAGGCCGCAGCCTCGGCCGCAAATATGGGATCCAAAACGCTGTTGATTACAATGAGTTTGCAAAACATCGCACAGATGTCGTGTAACCCGGCAATGGGGGGTATTGCAAAAGGACAAATCGTTCGGGAGATTGATGCGCTGGGTGGGTACTCCGGAATTGTGTCGGATAAAACAGCCATCCAATTCAAGATGCTGAATAAATCAAAAGGTCCAGCAATGTGGTCGCCACGGGTGCAATCCGATCGTATGCGTTTTGCAGAAGAGTGGCGATTGATGTTGGAACAAACACCAAATCTGGATTTCTACCAGGAAATGGTTTCCGGAATTCTAACCGAAAATGGAAAGATTGTCGGAATCAAGACTTCGCTTGGAATTGAAATCAAAGCGAAAACGGTAGTGCTAACGAATGGTACTTTTTTAAATGGTTTGATTCATATTGGAGAAAAACAATTTGGTGGCGGACGTGCCGGTGAAGGTGCGGCGTACGGAATTACCGAGGATTTGATAAAGTTAGGATTTACTTCTGGCCGAATGAAAACCGGAACACCACCACGAGTGGATGGTCGTTCGTTGGATTATTCGAAAATGGAGATTCAACCGGGGGATGAGAATCCTTCGAAATTTTCATATCTGGATGTCACAAAACCATTGACGGTTCAAAAACCGTGTCATATGACCTACACCTCGGAACTGGTGCACGATTTACTACGTGAAGGTTTCGATCGTTCGCCTATGTTTAATGGGCGAATTAAAAGTTTAGGACCACGCTATTGTCCGTCGATTGAAGATAAAATCAATCGATTTGCCGATAAAGAGCGTCACCAGCTTTTTGTAGAACCCGAAGGTTGGAATACGGTGGAAGTTTATGTAAATGGATTTTCAACTTCCTTACCGGAAGATGTTCAGTTTAAAGCATTGCGTTCGGTGGTTGGTTTTGAGAATGTAAAATTCTTCCGCCCGGGATATGCCATCGAATACGATTACTTCCCGCCAACGCAATTAAAGCATACGCTGGAAACAAAACTTATTGAAGGTTTGTTTTTCGCCGGACAAATTAACGGTACCACCGGATATGAAGAAGCGGCTTCTCAAGGTTTGATCGCCGGAATGAACGCCCACTTAAAAGCATACGATCAGGATCCGTTTGTTTTAAAACGTAATGAAGCGTATATCGGAGTATTGATTGATGATTTAATTACCAAAGGAACAGAAGAACCGTATCGTATGTTTACGTCGCGTGCCGAATATCGTACGTTATTGCGTCAGGATAATGCGGATTTCCGTTTAACGCCTATGTCGCATGCAGTAGGATTAGCTACCGACGACCGATTAAAACGTATGGAGCAGAAGCAAAGTCAGTCGGATGCCTTTGTTTCGTTTTTTAAAGAAACCAGTGTAAAAGTTGCAGAAGCGAATCCAATTTTGGAAGCTAAAGGTTCTGCACCAATTTCGCAGCCGGATAAAATGTTTAAAGTATTTTCCCGTCCGCAATTGGATTTGGAAGATATTTTAAAATTCGAAAAAGTAAAAGCATATGTAACCGAACACGAATTGGATTTGGAAGTAATCGAACAAGCCGAAATCCAGGTGAAATATTCCGGTTATATTGAAAAAGAAAAAAATAACGCCGACAAATTAAACCGACTCGAAGATGTTCGTATTCCGGAAAACTTCGATTACGATAAAATAAAATCGCTTTCGTTTGAAGCACGGGAAAAATTAAAGAAAATTAAACCGATTTCGGTTTCGCAGGCTTCCCGAATCAGTGGCGTTTCGCCAAGTGATGTTTCAGTTTTGTTGGTCCATATGGGACGATAA